Proteins encoded in a region of the Salinicoccus sp. RF5 genome:
- a CDS encoding bifunctional oligoribonuclease/PAP phosphatase NrnA, with amino-acid sequence MINEYDEIIILRHVRPDPDAIGAQLGLKAILKSIFPNKKVTALGEMEPSLAFLGEMDTAASVEKPLLIVVDTAGVDRIDGDLSLGDKVVKIDHHPNNDPFGDLNIVETGVSSTSELIFLLSFIWGFDNDYINDVSARLLFAGIVGDTGRFLFDNTSSMTHLVASELKKFNFDATKDMSDMNRQSIRQFKFKGYLIDNFEMTDKGVLSVWVPKEVLEEYDINSNEASMHVNLYREIEEAAVWFMAVEEEDEIRVRLRSRKAVINDVAERFGGGGHPLASGVSLDSREELDALVKALESKL; translated from the coding sequence ATGATTAACGAATACGACGAAATAATCATTCTGAGGCACGTGAGGCCTGACCCAGATGCCATCGGCGCCCAGCTGGGCCTCAAGGCGATCTTGAAATCAATCTTTCCGAACAAGAAGGTGACGGCACTCGGAGAAATGGAGCCTTCCCTTGCATTCCTCGGGGAGATGGATACTGCGGCATCAGTGGAAAAACCGCTTCTCATCGTAGTGGATACTGCCGGCGTCGACAGGATTGATGGGGACCTGTCCCTTGGAGATAAGGTCGTCAAGATCGATCACCATCCGAATAACGATCCATTCGGAGACCTCAATATCGTGGAGACGGGTGTATCATCCACTTCAGAACTGATATTCCTGCTGTCCTTCATATGGGGCTTCGACAACGACTACATCAATGATGTTTCAGCCAGGCTTCTTTTTGCTGGCATCGTCGGCGACACCGGCAGGTTCCTGTTCGACAACACGAGTAGCATGACCCATCTGGTTGCATCCGAGCTGAAGAAGTTCAATTTTGATGCGACGAAGGACATGAGTGACATGAACAGGCAGTCCATCAGACAGTTCAAATTCAAAGGCTACCTCATCGACAACTTCGAAATGACCGATAAGGGCGTCCTTTCCGTATGGGTCCCGAAAGAGGTGCTTGAAGAATATGACATCAACAGCAATGAAGCGAGCATGCACGTCAACCTCTACAGGGAGATTGAAGAGGCTGCCGTATGGTTCATGGCCGTCGAAGAGGAGGATGAAATCCGTGTCAGGCTGCGTTCCAGGAAAGCCGTCATCAACGATGTGGCAGAAAGGTTCGGTGGCGGCGGACACCCGCTTGCGAGCGGAGTGAGCCTCGATTCCAGGGAGGAACTGGATGCACTGGTCAAAGCATTGGAGAGCAAACTTTAA
- a CDS encoding metal-dependent hydrolase, translated as MKLSYHGHSIIQLENNDTKVIVDPFINGNELTDLEAGDVKADYILLTHGHNDHVGDTVEIAKNNDATVVAPVELAGYLEGQGLETIGMNIGGRKSFEFGSIKFVHAFHSSSFTDDDGKVHYTGMPTGIIIEAGEKKIYHAGDTGIFGDMKLISDLNGPFDVAFVPIGDHFTMGIEDAAYATDELIRPKIAVPVHYDTFPPIKQDAEAFKNSAKTEVQVLKPGETVDFQ; from the coding sequence ATGAAATTAAGCTATCACGGCCATTCAATCATCCAACTCGAAAATAATGATACAAAAGTCATCGTGGATCCGTTCATCAACGGCAATGAATTGACGGATCTCGAGGCAGGGGATGTCAAGGCGGACTATATCCTGCTGACACACGGACATAACGACCATGTGGGGGATACCGTCGAGATTGCGAAAAACAATGATGCGACGGTCGTCGCCCCTGTCGAGCTTGCCGGCTATCTGGAAGGCCAGGGCCTTGAGACGATCGGAATGAATATCGGCGGCAGGAAGTCGTTCGAGTTCGGCTCCATAAAATTCGTGCATGCATTCCACAGTTCCAGCTTCACGGATGATGATGGTAAGGTACATTATACTGGAATGCCGACCGGCATCATCATCGAAGCAGGGGAGAAGAAAATCTATCATGCCGGCGACACAGGCATCTTCGGCGACATGAAGCTCATCTCCGACCTCAACGGCCCGTTTGATGTGGCGTTCGTGCCGATCGGCGATCACTTCACGATGGGGATCGAGGATGCGGCCTACGCAACAGACGAACTGATCCGTCCAAAAATTGCGGTACCGGTGCACTACGATACTTTCCCACCGATCAAGCAGGATGCTGAAGCATTCAAAAACAGTGCCAAAACTGAGGTTCAAGTATTGAAACCGGGAGAGACGGTGGATTTCCAATAG
- a CDS encoding YtpI family protein, with protein MEMLYQIAVSFLVTVLLLSFFMFILYKVRMVRCGRDVRKAYYNSISRIWLGILILSFGLNTIIQFPTAVSYIIGALFIAVGAYNIWHFNAARKYFKGNLPIEDEAWAEFNRKSRK; from the coding sequence ATGGAAATGTTATATCAGATTGCTGTCTCCTTTCTCGTCACTGTGCTCCTCCTCAGCTTTTTCATGTTCATCCTCTATAAGGTGAGGATGGTAAGGTGCGGACGTGACGTCAGAAAGGCATACTACAACAGCATATCAAGGATCTGGCTTGGCATATTGATCCTGTCGTTCGGCCTCAATACGATCATCCAGTTTCCTACAGCCGTTTCGTATATTATCGGCGCACTGTTCATCGCAGTAGGCGCATATAATATATGGCACTTCAATGCTGCAAGGAAATACTTCAAAGGCAACCTGCCGATTGAAGATGAGGCCTGGGCAGAGTTCAATCGCAAGTCTCGAAAATAG
- a CDS encoding DNA polymerase III subunit alpha, whose product MINLNVHSCYEFLNSNIRIDQLLKKVSSDGQTAVALTDFNRLHAIYQFVSRADHFGVKPLIGMEIAVDDQLDGIPLVLIAKNTPGYRELIRLSAMLSYKDLHYTPQNFLTKNIHNCLVIAKDASGIEMIETIPVDPADKYASHEVAESPFERVFIRRSHYISPEDLPAKEVLNAIRDNGRIDPEEIRNLRGEDYVRTFDDLDEAERQYLENNEALAGKCDVTLPRAERTLPHYPHPDNHDSKAFLWNMLKAQLESKTDGSDAYVERLEYEYEIIVEMGYEDYFLIVQDAVNYAKQQGIYVGPGRGSSSASLVSFLLNITEIDPLKYNLLFERFLNPERVTMPDIDIDFEDTRRDEVVAYLIEKYGEMNVAHIVTYGTLSAKMAARDVGRVLGFSNDELKMISNIIPEAPGTRLEEAFATDAFQSLVEADERYGVYAAMCRKIEGLPRHTSTHAAGVLLSEDRLTDNVPVIFSEGHTLSQWPMNEVEGSGLLKIDILGLRNLSLLKNMVTRIKRVDDGFSLSDLPDDPDVYRLLGRGMTLGVFQLESDGIRKVIREMKPEQFLDIVAVNALYRPGPMKEIPNFIAGKRNPSSVKYPHDDIRDILKETYGVIVYQEQIMQIASRIAGYSYAEADILRRAMSKKDRETLERERGHFEKGAEACGYSSNVGRHIFNLILEFADYGFPKSHAVAYSRISYMLSYIKTKFPEIFYSVILSHHYGNDVKVEQVINEVKQRQIRMHPPDINRSVWSNRSGDGIQLGFSMIRGLTYRMSEAIIEARKEGPFEDIYELKTRVKDVVLGRKVLTQLIFSGALDCFEENRKTLLQSLPMLDELNSEEYAHDSFLSTLGFNIKKEYNYADEMDDIEKIEGEKEVFGFHLSDHPIISLQKSLQYIPFSLLHQKRQGTYLVFFEKIKTIRTKKGQNMAFVRISDGYQEMEGVIFPKVYFNVHPKLSHRIVAVTGRIEVRKSQPQLIIDSVEDVETFRDDYIHKSKSVVIRNSANYDISGLLGAEGIPVHDFDRKEELGNVEKSNFHKLLEHIDLSDIRLLA is encoded by the coding sequence ATGATCAATTTGAATGTTCACAGCTGCTACGAATTTTTGAATAGCAATATCAGGATTGATCAGCTGCTTAAGAAAGTATCTTCGGACGGGCAGACGGCTGTGGCACTGACCGACTTCAACCGTCTGCACGCCATCTACCAGTTCGTCAGCCGCGCGGATCATTTCGGCGTGAAGCCGCTGATCGGCATGGAAATCGCGGTGGATGACCAGCTGGATGGCATCCCCTTGGTCCTGATCGCAAAGAACACCCCGGGCTACCGTGAGCTGATCCGGCTCTCGGCTATGCTTTCCTACAAGGACCTGCACTACACACCTCAGAATTTCCTGACTAAAAATATCCACAACTGCCTCGTGATAGCAAAAGACGCTTCAGGCATTGAGATGATTGAGACGATACCCGTCGACCCGGCTGACAAATATGCAAGCCACGAAGTGGCGGAATCTCCATTTGAACGTGTATTCATCAGGCGGTCCCACTACATATCCCCGGAGGACCTGCCTGCAAAGGAAGTGCTGAATGCCATCCGCGACAACGGAAGGATCGATCCGGAAGAGATCCGCAATCTGCGGGGAGAGGACTATGTAAGGACTTTTGATGACCTGGACGAAGCGGAAAGGCAGTACCTGGAAAATAATGAGGCACTGGCCGGGAAATGTGATGTTACACTGCCCCGTGCCGAGCGGACACTGCCACATTATCCGCATCCGGACAATCATGATTCGAAAGCTTTCCTATGGAATATGCTGAAGGCACAGCTTGAATCTAAGACCGATGGCAGTGATGCATATGTCGAAAGGCTTGAGTATGAATATGAAATCATTGTGGAGATGGGTTACGAAGATTACTTCCTGATTGTGCAGGATGCCGTCAACTACGCAAAACAGCAGGGGATATATGTCGGGCCGGGCAGGGGGTCTTCAAGTGCGAGCCTCGTCTCCTTCCTGCTGAACATCACTGAAATAGACCCGCTCAAATACAATCTGCTGTTCGAACGCTTCCTGAACCCAGAACGTGTCACGATGCCGGATATCGATATAGACTTCGAGGATACGAGACGGGATGAGGTCGTGGCGTACCTCATTGAGAAATATGGGGAGATGAATGTCGCCCATATCGTGACCTATGGGACGCTGAGTGCCAAGATGGCCGCGCGTGATGTCGGCCGGGTGCTTGGTTTCAGTAACGACGAATTGAAGATGATCTCAAACATCATCCCGGAGGCCCCTGGTACAAGGCTGGAAGAGGCGTTTGCCACAGATGCGTTCCAGTCTCTTGTTGAGGCGGATGAAAGGTACGGTGTCTATGCAGCCATGTGCCGCAAGATAGAAGGTTTGCCGCGCCATACGTCGACCCATGCTGCAGGCGTGCTGCTCAGTGAGGACAGGCTGACGGACAATGTGCCGGTCATCTTCAGTGAAGGGCACACCCTGAGCCAGTGGCCGATGAATGAAGTCGAGGGCTCGGGGCTCCTCAAGATCGATATCCTCGGCCTTAGGAACCTGTCGCTGCTCAAAAATATGGTGACCCGGATAAAAAGGGTGGACGACGGATTCAGTCTGTCCGACCTCCCGGACGACCCTGACGTGTACCGGCTGCTCGGCCGCGGCATGACCCTGGGCGTATTCCAGCTCGAGTCCGACGGCATTCGGAAAGTCATCAGGGAGATGAAACCGGAACAGTTTCTGGACATCGTCGCCGTCAACGCCCTCTACCGTCCCGGACCGATGAAGGAAATCCCCAATTTCATCGCCGGCAAACGGAATCCCTCCTCCGTCAAGTATCCCCATGATGATATCAGGGACATCTTGAAGGAGACATATGGCGTCATCGTCTATCAGGAGCAGATCATGCAGATTGCCTCCAGGATTGCGGGATACTCCTATGCGGAAGCGGATATTCTGAGGCGTGCGATGAGCAAGAAGGACAGGGAGACGCTTGAACGGGAGCGCGGACATTTCGAGAAGGGTGCAGAAGCGTGTGGCTACAGCAGCAACGTCGGCCGCCATATCTTCAACCTGATCCTCGAATTTGCAGATTATGGCTTTCCGAAGAGTCATGCCGTCGCCTACAGCAGAATTTCCTACATGCTCTCCTACATCAAGACGAAGTTTCCGGAAATATTCTACTCGGTCATATTGTCCCATCACTATGGAAATGACGTGAAAGTGGAGCAGGTCATCAATGAGGTGAAGCAGAGGCAGATTAGGATGCATCCGCCGGACATCAACCGTTCGGTCTGGAGCAACAGGAGTGGAGACGGCATCCAGCTTGGTTTTTCGATGATCCGGGGTCTGACATACCGGATGAGCGAGGCGATAATCGAGGCGCGCAAAGAAGGGCCATTCGAGGACATATATGAGCTTAAGACGCGTGTGAAGGATGTGGTGCTGGGCAGGAAGGTGCTGACACAGCTCATTTTCTCGGGGGCGCTGGACTGTTTTGAGGAGAACCGGAAGACATTGCTCCAATCGCTGCCCATGCTCGATGAACTGAACTCCGAAGAGTATGCCCACGACTCGTTCCTGAGTACACTGGGCTTCAACATAAAGAAGGAATACAATTACGCGGATGAAATGGATGATATCGAAAAGATAGAAGGGGAGAAGGAAGTCTTCGGTTTCCACCTGTCGGATCATCCCATCATTTCATTGCAGAAATCCCTGCAGTACATCCCATTTTCCCTCCTCCATCAGAAGAGGCAGGGGACCTATCTCGTATTTTTTGAGAAAATCAAGACAATACGTACGAAAAAAGGGCAGAACATGGCCTTCGTCAGGATATCCGATGGATACCAGGAGATGGAAGGCGTCATCTTCCCGAAGGTGTATTTCAACGTTCATCCCAAGCTGTCGCACAGAATCGTCGCGGTGACCGGAAGGATCGAGGTCAGGAAGTCCCAGCCGCAGCTGATCATCGATTCTGTGGAAGATGTGGAAACGTTCCGTGACGACTATATCCATAAGTCAAAAAGTGTCGTCATACGGAACTCTGCAAACTACGACATATCGGGACTGCTTGGTGCAGAAGGCATACCCGTCCATGATTTCGACCGGAAGGAAGAGCTTGGCAATGTTGAAAAATCAAACTTCCATAAGCTGCTGGAACACATTGATCTGTCTGATATCCGCCTGCTTGCGTGA
- a CDS encoding DRTGG domain-containing protein, producing MSKHDEIIEYIYSLPEGAKISVRQISAHLGVSDGTSYRAIKDAETEGLVKTIERVGTIRVAPKEQYIEGNLSFEQVNRVIEGKVLAGAEGLDREISKFIIGAMRTDALETYLEEGALLIVGNREDAQWRALENHSGILITGGFGADAAILEKADALALPVISTTADTFSVASIIQRELYSMLMMTNVITAGDLVIRQDEYVRDIKRDAGKEYFPADAVTVLTEDGKYMGVIKSSELPKMDGRGPGALASDIVASPSSTLQRLRQLMSWHQLNIVPVVEEDGTLAGIVHRRDVFKQRESSKLGSGLSSDTLMDREIRIDENKVHIKVMPFMTDEHGSIAQSEFMRLIERLAEVVLNNNGIYSYHIDTLNVMNIKLVQMHQELVIEGHILDLGDQFLRLEIEALSNGETYSKAMLLIQYYKEK from the coding sequence ATGTCAAAGCACGATGAAATCATTGAATATATATACAGCCTTCCGGAAGGGGCCAAAATTTCGGTCAGGCAGATATCCGCCCATCTCGGCGTATCGGATGGGACAAGCTACAGGGCGATAAAGGATGCGGAAACGGAAGGGCTGGTCAAAACGATAGAAAGGGTCGGTACAATCAGGGTTGCACCGAAGGAGCAGTACATAGAAGGCAACCTGAGCTTCGAGCAGGTGAACAGGGTGATAGAGGGTAAAGTGCTGGCCGGGGCGGAAGGCCTGGACCGGGAAATCAGCAAGTTCATCATCGGTGCCATGCGTACGGATGCGCTCGAGACCTATCTGGAGGAGGGGGCCCTGCTGATCGTGGGCAACCGGGAGGATGCCCAGTGGCGTGCACTTGAGAACCACTCCGGGATACTCATCACCGGCGGTTTCGGCGCGGATGCCGCTATACTGGAGAAGGCCGATGCGCTGGCGCTGCCGGTCATATCGACCACAGCAGATACATTCTCGGTCGCATCGATCATCCAGAGGGAGCTCTACAGCATGCTCATGATGACGAATGTCATCACTGCAGGCGACCTTGTCATCAGACAGGATGAGTATGTCCGCGATATCAAGCGGGATGCCGGGAAAGAGTATTTCCCGGCGGATGCTGTTACAGTGCTTACTGAAGATGGCAAGTACATGGGTGTGATCAAGTCCTCGGAACTGCCGAAGATGGATGGAAGGGGGCCGGGTGCACTTGCTTCCGACATCGTCGCCAGCCCGTCCAGTACACTGCAGCGTCTCAGGCAGCTGATGAGCTGGCACCAGCTCAACATCGTGCCGGTAGTCGAGGAGGACGGGACGCTTGCAGGCATCGTGCACCGCCGTGATGTGTTCAAGCAGAGGGAGTCCAGCAAACTTGGCAGCGGCCTCTCATCGGACACACTGATGGACCGTGAGATAAGGATCGATGAGAATAAAGTCCATATCAAAGTGATGCCCTTCATGACCGATGAACATGGCAGCATTGCCCAGTCCGAATTCATGCGCCTCATCGAACGGCTTGCCGAAGTGGTACTCAACAATAACGGGATCTACAGCTATCATATCGACACGCTCAATGTGATGAACATCAAACTCGTCCAGATGCACCAGGAACTCGTCATCGAGGGCCATATACTGGATCTCGGGGACCAGTTCCTGAGACTCGAGATAGAGGCGCTCTCAAATGGGGAGACATACTCGAAGGCGATGCTGCTCATCCAATACTACAAAGAAAAATAG